From the genome of Terriglobales bacterium:
GAGCGGACGCCGGCGGGAATGGAGAGCAGCAGGGCGACAGCGAGCGCGGCGAGCGTCAGCTTCAGCGTGTAGGGATAGCGCTGCGCGATGAGCGAGGTCACGCCCTGGTTGAAGCGGATGGACTTGCCGAGGTCGCCGTGGAGAACGCCTTTCCAGTAGTTGAGGTACTGCTGGCCGAGGGGAGCGTCGAGTCCGAAGGCGTGGCGGGCAGCTTCAATGTCGGCGGGCGTGCCGCCCTCGCCCATCATCTGGGCGATGGGGTCGCCGGGGACGATATGAATCAGGAGAAAGACGACGGAGACGACGAGCCACACCACCGGGACCATGTAGAGCAGGCGGGCCAGGATGTAGCGAAGCATGGCTGGACAGTGTAACGCGTTGGAAGGGGTCGGCGGTCGCCGGTCGCTGGCCTTCGGTCGTTGGCCAAGAGTCAAAAGAAAAAATCAGGAGCGTTCACACAAAGGACACGCAGGACGCACGAAGGGCACGAAGGAAATCGCGCTCGTCGCGGCCAACGACGAACGGCGGACCGACGCCACTGTTCAGTCGCCCGCCTTCTCCACGCGCTGTTGCAGCGGCGGCGCCACCGTTTCGACCTTGACGCGCTGGATGCGGAGGCCGTCCATTTCGAGGACGACGAAGCGGTGGCCGTCGTGGACGAAGGCGTCGCCGGGTTTGGGGACCTTTTGCAGCGAGGCCATGACGAAGCCGCCGAGGGTCTCAAAGCCCAGGTCGCGAGGGAGCGGCAGGTGGTGATGGGTTTCCAGGTCGCGCAGGGTGGCGGAGCCATCGAGCACCATGCTGCCGGCGGTGACCAGCGGCGGCTTGGGCGCCACGTCGTATTCGTCTTCCAATTCGCCGACGATTTGCTCGAGCACGTCTTCCACGGTGACCACGCCGGAAACAGAGCCGTATTCGTCCACGACGACGGCGAGGTGGCGGCGGTGGGTCTTGAAGTCTATGAGCAGGTCGGGAAGGACCTTGGTTTCCGGCACGACGAGCACGCTGCGCATGATGTTGCGGACCTCGAGGCGCGGCAGCAGGTCGGCGGGCGCGTTCTGGCGCACGTGCGCCAGGCGGATCTGCATCCAGCGCATGAGCTCCTTGGCGTAGAGGACGCCGACGATGTGTTCGGGGCCGCGCTGCGGGTCGTAGACCGGGATGCGGGAGTGCTGGTCTTGGACGACGCGGTCGAGGGCATCGTCGAGCGGCATGTCAGCCGGGAGAGGGAAGATGTTGGTGCGCGGGATCATGACCTCGCGGACGGTCACGTCGCCCAGCTCGAGCGTGCGATGAATGGTTTCTTCCTGCAGCGGCGGCAGCAGGCCCACGCGGCGTGAGGCGGTGACGATGAGCTTGAGTTCCTCGGGCGAGTGCACGCCGCCCTCGCGGAGGTGGCGCAGCCCGAAGATGCGCAGCACCAGGCGAGCGGACCGGCTGAACAGGTAGAGCGCCGGCTTGGAGATGGTCATGAAGACTTCCATCGGGCCGGAGACAGCGAGGGCCACGCGCTCGGCGCGCTCCAGCGCAACCGACTTGGGTACCAGCTCGCCGAGGGTGACGTGGAGGAAAGTGATGCCGGCGAAGGCCAGCGTGATGGCGATGCCGTGCGCATAAAGGCCGGCGTAAGGGACGCCGCGGAAGAGGGGTTCCAAGAGCCCGGCGAGCGTGGCTTCGCCAACCCAGCCGAGTCCCAGGCTGGTAAGGGTGACGCCGAACTGCACGGCGCTGAGCAGCTGGTCGAGGTTCTGCTGGAGCCGGCGGACGGTGCGCGCGCCGAGGCGGCGGGCTTCAATGAGCTGCTGGATGCGCGTGTCGCGGACGCTGACCAGGGCAAACTCGGCGGCCACGAAGAAGGCGTTCGCCGCCACCAGCAGGAAAAGAGCAATCACCCGCAGCAGCGCCAGGCTGACCATTCGTGAAAATTCTAGCACTGGCAAAGGCAGCCGCATCCCTGCTTGCATCTGTATGACAACACATGGCTTTGCTATGAATGGCGCGCAGTTTTGCAACGCCAGCGGGCCGCCTGCGCAGGCT
Proteins encoded in this window:
- a CDS encoding hemolysin family protein → MVSLALLRVIALFLLVAANAFFVAAEFALVSVRDTRIQQLIEARRLGARTVRRLQQNLDQLLSAVQFGVTLTSLGLGWVGEATLAGLLEPLFRGVPYAGLYAHGIAITLAFAGITFLHVTLGELVPKSVALERAERVALAVSGPMEVFMTISKPALYLFSRSARLVLRIFGLRHLREGGVHSPEELKLIVTASRRVGLLPPLQEETIHRTLELGDVTVREVMIPRTNIFPLPADMPLDDALDRVVQDQHSRIPVYDPQRGPEHIVGVLYAKELMRWMQIRLAHVRQNAPADLLPRLEVRNIMRSVLVVPETKVLPDLLIDFKTHRRHLAVVVDEYGSVSGVVTVEDVLEQIVGELEDEYDVAPKPPLVTAGSMVLDGSATLRDLETHHHLPLPRDLGFETLGGFVMASLQKVPKPGDAFVHDGHRFVVLEMDGLRIQRVKVETVAPPLQQRVEKAGD